In Alkalihalobacillus sp. TS-13, the following are encoded in one genomic region:
- a CDS encoding YitT family protein yields the protein MKYAFYVLGILLLTLGISFTIQSDLGTTPFDALLVGLSINAGLTVGSWEIIIALILIGCNSFLKRQKPEVLGLLTAFITGISIDMWLFILNNLITPELWYSKVFCFGIGLVVIGLGTATYLHTNFAPIPVDRLTLIIQELTRTNIFFSRSFIYLVFLIMAIIFKGPIGVGTLLTVCLGGLILNYFMPLTEKVLDRILICSSTSANYDKR from the coding sequence GTGAAATATGCTTTTTATGTATTAGGAATTTTACTATTAACCCTTGGTATTTCTTTTACTATACAATCAGATCTTGGCACTACACCTTTTGATGCACTTTTGGTAGGACTGTCCATAAATGCCGGGCTTACTGTGGGAAGTTGGGAAATAATAATTGCATTAATATTGATAGGTTGTAATTCATTTTTAAAAAGACAAAAACCAGAAGTGTTGGGGTTGTTAACAGCATTTATAACGGGGATTAGTATTGATATGTGGCTCTTTATATTGAACAATTTGATAACACCTGAACTATGGTACAGCAAAGTTTTTTGTTTTGGAATCGGCTTAGTTGTTATAGGATTAGGAACTGCAACATATTTACACACAAATTTTGCCCCGATTCCAGTCGACCGATTAACATTGATCATACAAGAATTAACTAGAACAAATATATTTTTTTCGAGATCGTTCATTTACCTCGTATTCTTGATAATGGCAATAATTTTTAAGGGGCCAATTGGCGTTGGAACTTTATTAACCGTTTGCTTAGGGGGACTAATCCTTAATTACTTTATGCCATTAACTGAAAAGGTATTAGACCGCATATTAATATGCTCTAGTACATCGGCAAATTATGATAAGAGATAA
- a CDS encoding MarR family winged helix-turn-helix transcriptional regulator: protein MIEILREIGMIARALDSISNIEFKEYDLTKGQYLYLVRICENPGIIQEKLAEMIKVDRTTTARAIKKLEINGFIEKKEDNENKKIKKLFPTEKGKNVYPFIKRENEYSNIVALEGFSEREVETIFNLLQRVRKNIEKDWEFVKKGNKRIY, encoded by the coding sequence ATGATAGAAATTCTTCGTGAAATTGGAATGATAGCAAGGGCATTAGATTCCATAAGTAATATAGAATTTAAAGAATATGACCTTACAAAAGGGCAGTATTTGTACCTTGTGAGAATATGTGAAAACCCAGGAATCATTCAAGAAAAGTTAGCTGAGATGATCAAAGTAGATCGAACAACAACAGCTCGTGCTATCAAAAAACTTGAAATTAATGGCTTTATTGAAAAGAAAGAAGATAATGAGAACAAAAAAATTAAAAAACTCTTTCCGACAGAGAAAGGGAAAAATGTTTATCCTTTTATAAAAAGAGAAAATGAGTATTCAAATATCGTTGCATTAGAGGGATTTTCTGAGAGAGAAGTGGAAACCATTTTCAATCTTCTTCAAAGAGTAAGGAAAAATATAGAGAAAGACTGGGAATTTGTAAAAAAGGGAAACAAGAGAATTTATTGA
- a CDS encoding GNAT family N-acetyltransferase — MTIHLKKCTLEDSRKLQEISYETFKETFRLENAPENMNAYLEKAFNLNQVENELSNISSEFFFVYFNHEVTGYLKVNTRDAQSEEMGDDLLEIERIYIINKFQKHGLGKYLLNKAMEIATERNKKKIWLGVWEKNENAIAFYKKMGFVQTGSHSFYMGDEEQIDFIMTKTLIF, encoded by the coding sequence ATGACGATACATCTAAAAAAGTGTACCCTCGAAGACTCACGTAAACTTCAAGAAATTAGTTATGAAACTTTTAAAGAGACATTTAGGCTTGAAAATGCACCAGAAAATATGAATGCCTATTTGGAAAAGGCATTTAACTTAAATCAAGTAGAAAACGAATTATCTAACATTTCTTCGGAATTCTTTTTTGTTTATTTTAATCATGAAGTCACTGGATATTTAAAGGTCAATACCAGGGATGCTCAGTCTGAAGAAATGGGTGATGACTTACTTGAAATCGAGAGGATTTATATAATAAACAAATTTCAAAAACATGGGCTTGGTAAATATCTGCTAAATAAAGCTATGGAAATTGCGACGGAACGTAATAAAAAGAAAATCTGGCTAGGCGTATGGGAAAAAAATGAAAATGCTATCGCCTTTTACAAGAAAATGGGGTTTGTTCAAACTGGATCCCACTCTTTTTATATGGGTGATGAAGAACAAATAGACTTTATAATGACCAAAACTCTCATATTTTGA
- a CDS encoding FMN-binding negative transcriptional regulator: MYIPKHFNIDDEEVIYDFIEKYGFATLFSQYKGEPYATHLPLVLNKSEKALYGHFARPNEQWKDVENQQVLAVFQGPHCYISPTWYETTKAVPTWNYVSIHLYGKMEIVEDRKVIFDSLNDLVTKYETPDSTYNLNDVEPGYIEGLSKGIVVFKIKITKIEAKAKLSQNHTVERQELIIKHLENTSQQDNIQIASLMKKNLQKYK; the protein is encoded by the coding sequence ATGTATATACCTAAACATTTTAATATTGATGATGAAGAAGTAATTTATGATTTTATCGAAAAATATGGCTTTGCAACTTTATTTTCCCAGTATAAAGGAGAACCCTACGCTACTCATCTTCCACTGGTGTTAAATAAATCTGAAAAAGCATTATATGGTCATTTTGCACGTCCGAACGAACAGTGGAAGGATGTTGAAAACCAACAAGTCCTTGCGGTTTTCCAAGGTCCTCACTGTTATATTTCACCTACTTGGTACGAAACAACCAAAGCAGTACCTACTTGGAATTATGTGTCTATCCATTTATATGGAAAGATGGAGATTGTCGAAGATAGAAAAGTGATATTCGATTCTTTAAATGACTTGGTAACTAAATATGAAACTCCTGATAGTACATACAATTTAAATGATGTTGAACCTGGTTATATCGAAGGATTGAGTAAAGGAATTGTAGTGTTCAAAATAAAAATCACAAAAATTGAAGCAAAAGCTAAATTAAGTCAAAATCATACTGTGGAACGCCAAGAATTAATTATTAAACATCTTGAAAACACTTCTCAACAGGATAATATACAAATAGCATCCCTTATGAAGAAAAATCTACAAAAATACAAATAA
- a CDS encoding dihydrodipicolinate synthase family protein, whose product MKIEGVGLPIVTPFKDGEIDLQSYVKLIDHYINQGISGIMPLATTGESPTIDEY is encoded by the coding sequence TTGAAAATTGAAGGAGTAGGGTTACCTATAGTTACCCCTTTTAAAGATGGAGAGATCGACCTTCAATCATACGTCAAATTAATTGATCACTATATCAACCAGGGGATTTCAGGAATAATGCCCTTAGCAACAACAGGTGAAAGTCCCACAATAGATGAATATTAA
- a CDS encoding dihydrodipicolinate synthase family protein — MQVSSHLATKDFLDIFQNVRENDHIKALQILKRTYPITTLLFQETNPDPLKYYLYKKGLIRSPETRLPGYRYFKRARKKARCIAPEFY, encoded by the coding sequence ATCCAAGTATCTTCCCATTTGGCGACGAAAGACTTTCTGGATATCTTCCAGAATGTAAGAGAAAATGACCACATTAAAGCGTTACAAATACTGAAAAGAACTTATCCGATTACAACTCTATTATTTCAGGAAACAAATCCAGACCCGTTGAAATACTATCTTTATAAAAAAGGGCTCATTCGTTCACCTGAAACAAGGTTGCCGGGTTACAGGTATTTCAAAAGAGCTAGGAAAAAAGCTAGATGCATTGCTCCTGAATTCTATTAA
- a CDS encoding YdeI family protein: MTNSRKNRKVDGFLKKTTKWKEEFEKLRNIVLDCELTEDIKWMHPCYMFEGKNIVLIHGFKDYCALLFHKGALLKDAHGILVQQTENVQAARQIRFTSVQEIVEMEPILKAYIHEAIEVEKAGLEVKKKTEFNIPEELQNKFDEIPDLKSAFEALTPGRQRAYILYFSKAKQSKTRESRVEKYMQQILDGKGLND; this comes from the coding sequence ATGACAAATAGTAGAAAGAATCGTAAGGTAGATGGATTTTTAAAGAAAACCACAAAGTGGAAGGAAGAATTTGAGAAGTTGAGAAATATCGTCCTTGACTGTGAGCTGACCGAGGATATCAAGTGGATGCATCCTTGTTATATGTTTGAGGGTAAAAACATCGTTTTAATACATGGGTTTAAAGACTATTGTGCGCTTCTATTTCACAAAGGTGCCTTGTTAAAGGATGCTCATGGGATACTAGTCCAGCAAACGGAAAATGTACAGGCTGCGCGCCAGATTCGGTTCACCAGTGTTCAAGAAATCGTTGAAATGGAACCGATCTTGAAAGCCTATATTCATGAAGCTATTGAAGTTGAAAAAGCGGGTTTGGAAGTTAAAAAGAAAACAGAATTCAACATTCCTGAAGAATTGCAAAATAAATTCGATGAAATCCCTGATTTGAAATCTGCTTTTGAAGCATTGACGCCGGGACGGCAAAGAGCATACATTCTTTATTTTTCTAAAGCCAAACAATCCAAAACTCGAGAATCAAGGGTTGAAAAATATATGCAGCAAATCCTCGATGGAAAAGGATTAAATGATTAG
- a CDS encoding NucA/NucB deoxyribonuclease domain-containing protein, whose translation MSRLQKQLSTLFIVFLAIGIIAPTQTQASTDGGGYWLPEDKVEKATKLMKEGKPIGDLGIRPDQIQQEDGFQTLDKLKKADQQSETTYRANLSPPIKTAVGWTPPEFDYDHIQTVEECRQSPDSGSQTGYIKNRYSFCWSHVATYEIIDCRGWICNTEAVQFQFTEIGYGSNQSRKMRVYYTLDDILVTDPSLNGAKLKIDMVCESKLNPGDCKEDPDYPETERTIAQWKNTNFSLEMFTSEAPPATDANPDRLGYMDFWPELTLTHAPNKFKKTIDGIKQTVRYDSARYMFAFPDQYFRQGAVFSKATPIFNVPITEPEFEMLDEAGQHWKYAMDHPEQTKPQMIGKQIPGAVGESTLTRMYTKRHQEDYNRNRNKTRRVCDREFGDEDRTGKQCDEYPFASTWQGSATNGADNFSVKMISADSNQAAGTWLGAWYAYDRILDGDEFHVEVEAPEKIATIRSEGQPQDGQDNRSSDNFTIDNIPPYATKLQWKIVDGPKDAKFDVMKDISFGIDETIFYDLTDGSESEIETSEDFYIARPENTDGESFTVEVYAIP comes from the coding sequence TTGTCCAGGTTACAAAAGCAACTCTCAACCCTTTTCATCGTGTTTTTGGCCATTGGAATCATTGCCCCTACACAGACACAAGCGAGTACTGACGGCGGAGGCTATTGGCTTCCGGAAGACAAAGTCGAAAAAGCAACGAAACTCATGAAGGAAGGTAAACCCATTGGGGACCTCGGAATCAGGCCGGATCAAATCCAGCAAGAAGATGGCTTTCAGACGTTAGACAAACTGAAGAAAGCAGACCAACAAAGTGAAACGACCTACAGAGCAAACTTGTCCCCTCCGATCAAGACAGCAGTTGGATGGACACCTCCGGAATTCGACTATGACCATATCCAGACGGTAGAAGAATGTCGACAAAGTCCAGACAGCGGTTCTCAAACCGGATATATCAAAAACCGCTATTCTTTCTGTTGGTCCCATGTTGCGACCTATGAAATAATCGATTGTAGAGGTTGGATATGTAATACGGAAGCAGTCCAATTCCAATTTACAGAGATAGGATATGGTTCCAATCAAAGCCGGAAGATGAGGGTCTATTACACCCTTGATGATATCCTCGTAACTGATCCGTCACTGAACGGAGCCAAACTGAAAATCGATATGGTATGTGAATCAAAACTGAACCCAGGGGACTGTAAAGAAGACCCTGATTATCCAGAAACGGAGCGAACGATCGCCCAATGGAAAAACACGAACTTCAGCTTAGAAATGTTCACCTCGGAAGCACCTCCAGCAACGGATGCCAATCCTGACCGACTCGGATACATGGATTTCTGGCCAGAACTTACCCTCACACACGCACCAAACAAGTTCAAAAAGACGATTGATGGCATCAAACAGACCGTCCGTTATGACTCTGCTAGATACATGTTCGCGTTCCCTGATCAATACTTCCGACAAGGAGCGGTATTCAGCAAAGCCACACCGATATTCAATGTCCCGATAACGGAACCAGAATTCGAAATGTTAGATGAAGCCGGCCAGCACTGGAAGTATGCCATGGACCATCCGGAACAGACGAAGCCACAAATGATAGGAAAACAGATACCAGGAGCAGTGGGAGAAAGCACGCTGACACGGATGTATACGAAACGCCATCAAGAGGATTATAACCGTAATCGGAATAAGACAAGAAGGGTATGTGACCGTGAATTTGGCGACGAAGACCGGACCGGTAAGCAATGTGACGAATATCCGTTTGCCTCCACATGGCAAGGCTCTGCCACGAACGGTGCCGACAATTTTTCTGTGAAAATGATTTCCGCAGATTCCAATCAAGCCGCAGGAACATGGCTGGGTGCCTGGTACGCGTATGATCGGATCCTGGATGGAGATGAGTTTCACGTAGAGGTCGAAGCACCGGAAAAAATAGCGACAATCCGATCGGAAGGGCAGCCTCAGGACGGACAGGACAACCGATCAAGTGATAACTTCACGATCGATAACATCCCTCCTTATGCAACCAAGTTACAGTGGAAAATCGTCGATGGGCCTAAGGATGCCAAATTCGATGTCATGAAAGACATCAGCTTTGGCATAGACGAAACAATCTTCTACGACCTTACAGATGGATCCGAATCAGAAATCGAAACGAGCGAAGATTTCTACATCGCCAGACCAGAAAACACTGATGGCGAAAGCTTTACAGTCGAGGTCTATGCCATCCCTTAA
- a CDS encoding 5'-methylthioadenosine/S-adenosylhomocysteine nucleosidase has protein sequence MKNLFTRFALIPVLLLSVLAGCSSGSGSDSSEKDEAQQPILIEGPMPIEAEKFAERLEDVEEEKSGTFVFYKGTVDGYPVIVSKTGKGMENTAAATAVAIEKYDPAAIINQGTSGGHDPDLHVFDIVLGKRTTNLGSLKTSDIDEGQGIESTEWKPMDLMASEGSAGEDPNAEKIRYYKGDEELLAAANSVKDTYRKGKVVEGTIGSADVWNNEFDRINWFHEKYGTSVEEMEGAAAAQIAKAYDVPFLGIRILSNNKTNDGEYNPDTAAANQEYVYEVVKEYISTLSKK, from the coding sequence ATGAAAAATCTTTTTACTCGATTTGCTCTTATTCCTGTACTTTTGTTATCCGTACTCGCAGGCTGCAGTTCTGGTTCAGGTTCTGACTCAAGCGAAAAAGATGAAGCCCAACAGCCGATCCTTATCGAAGGTCCGATGCCGATTGAAGCGGAAAAATTTGCTGAAAGGCTTGAAGATGTTGAAGAAGAAAAATCAGGCACGTTCGTCTTTTACAAAGGGACCGTCGATGGTTATCCGGTGATTGTCTCGAAGACTGGAAAGGGTATGGAGAATACAGCAGCAGCTACGGCTGTGGCAATTGAAAAGTACGATCCGGCAGCGATCATCAACCAGGGGACATCAGGCGGACATGATCCGGATCTGCATGTGTTTGATATCGTTTTAGGAAAAAGAACGACCAACCTCGGTTCGTTAAAAACAAGTGATATAGATGAAGGGCAAGGAATCGAATCGACGGAATGGAAGCCGATGGACTTGATGGCTTCAGAAGGCAGTGCGGGTGAAGATCCGAATGCCGAGAAAATCCGATACTATAAAGGCGATGAAGAATTGCTCGCTGCAGCCAATTCTGTAAAAGATACGTATAGAAAAGGGAAGGTTGTCGAAGGGACGATCGGTTCTGCGGATGTCTGGAATAATGAATTCGATCGCATCAACTGGTTCCACGAAAAGTATGGGACGTCAGTGGAAGAGATGGAAGGGGCAGCGGCAGCCCAAATTGCTAAAGCGTATGATGTGCCGTTCCTGGGGATCCGCATCCTCTCCAACAATAAAACGAATGACGGGGAATATAACCCGGATACGGCAGCCGCAAACCAGGAATATGTGTATGAAGTTGTGAAAGAGTATATATCTACACTGTCGAAAAAATAA
- a CDS encoding GNAT family N-acetyltransferase, translating to MENTIRYTSDPPEDFKQLLILYESLGWNSLGLTVNDLKQMCNQSWYAIYAFDKQQLVGMGRVISDGVVTGIICGVGVLPKYQSNGIGKEMFNRIIKHCEQNRVIPQLMCVENLQSYYESLGFKKFSIGMTRI from the coding sequence ATGGAAAACACTATACGTTATACAAGTGATCCCCCTGAAGATTTCAAGCAATTACTGATCTTATACGAATCTTTAGGGTGGAATTCACTTGGATTAACAGTTAATGACTTAAAACAAATGTGCAATCAAAGTTGGTATGCAATATATGCTTTTGATAAACAACAATTAGTGGGTATGGGACGTGTGATCTCGGATGGTGTGGTTACTGGAATTATTTGCGGAGTCGGTGTGCTTCCAAAATATCAATCCAATGGCATCGGCAAAGAAATGTTTAACCGAATCATTAAACATTGTGAGCAAAATCGAGTTATTCCCCAACTTATGTGTGTAGAAAATTTGCAGTCCTATTATGAATCTTTAGGCTTTAAAAAATTTTCAATTGGAATGACAAGAATTTAA